Proteins found in one Nitrospirota bacterium genomic segment:
- a CDS encoding PAS domain S-box protein: protein MTLLQKFSLICIMAFCVFGVSLGLIITNSLEHFMVEESKQTTAALVMEEARHEFMPEDFRSAKVGDAYDPFSRRVEHLTLGRNVERIKIWGTDGTVLWADSRDVVGLKFPDNRPLQEAISGRIVSEISSLSKLEHASEKNHGRLLELYVPVSLQDEKGVAAVFEIYQNVRNLSLAVDQRKRLVWRSIFGGFSLLYITLFSIVWRASKRIDLQHREIARSHAKYRSLVSSAHDGIISVDKDGGIVLFNDAAERLFGRPGESILGRSVLELIQEEDQASYRAAQESCMLCRNRGCGDPFEVQGLRRDGTGFPMEVTLSVSGSGSDMLVTGFVRDISERKAIQIQLVQSEKMATVSVIAGSIGHEIKNILSSLLGYSEMLLMREDNDELTTKCAEVFSSQTQRLNLHANNLLAIGKPQTPEMKEIRLHRFLDRVTELLEVSGILKLCTVVRRYTGEEIIITGDEMLLEQVVRNLQINALHAMEKQGILTMTTNISGDRRFAEVSFSDTGHGVKDSIRHQIFLPFYTTKEKGKGTGLGLYIVKQIIEQHGGYIRLDSEEGRGTTVLIGLPLRSETEKH, encoded by the coding sequence ATGACGCTGCTTCAGAAATTTTCCCTTATCTGCATAATGGCCTTTTGCGTATTTGGCGTGTCACTCGGTCTTATCATCACGAACAGCCTCGAGCATTTTATGGTTGAGGAATCGAAACAGACAACTGCGGCACTTGTCATGGAAGAGGCCCGCCATGAATTCATGCCGGAAGACTTTCGTTCAGCAAAGGTCGGGGATGCCTATGACCCTTTTTCCAGACGTGTGGAGCATCTGACATTGGGCAGGAATGTTGAACGGATCAAGATCTGGGGGACTGACGGGACAGTATTGTGGGCCGACAGCAGGGACGTTGTTGGACTTAAATTCCCTGACAACAGGCCCCTTCAGGAGGCTATTTCCGGCAGGATAGTATCTGAGATAAGCTCGTTATCAAAGCTGGAGCATGCTTCGGAGAAGAATCATGGCAGACTTCTTGAACTCTATGTTCCCGTGTCTTTACAGGATGAAAAAGGAGTTGCCGCGGTTTTCGAGATCTATCAGAACGTAAGGAACCTGTCACTCGCCGTTGACCAGAGAAAACGCCTCGTTTGGAGATCGATCTTCGGCGGCTTCAGTCTCCTGTATATAACCCTTTTCAGTATCGTTTGGCGGGCATCGAAGCGTATCGATCTGCAGCACCGGGAGATTGCGAGGTCTCATGCCAAATACCGCAGCCTGGTCAGCTCTGCCCACGACGGGATTATCTCTGTGGACAAAGACGGCGGCATTGTCCTGTTCAACGATGCTGCAGAGCGGCTGTTCGGCAGACCGGGTGAGAGCATTTTGGGAAGATCGGTTCTGGAGCTTATTCAGGAAGAAGATCAGGCCTCATATCGGGCAGCGCAGGAATCGTGCATGCTGTGCAGAAACAGGGGATGCGGGGACCCTTTTGAGGTACAAGGATTGCGCAGGGACGGAACCGGTTTTCCGATGGAGGTTACGCTCTCTGTTTCAGGGTCCGGCAGTGACATGCTGGTAACCGGTTTTGTCCGGGACATCTCGGAGCGTAAGGCCATTCAGATACAGTTGGTGCAGTCCGAGAAAATGGCGACCGTATCGGTCATCGCCGGGAGCATCGGCCATGAGATCAAGAACATTCTGAGCAGTTTGCTCGGATATTCAGAGATGCTTCTCATGAGAGAAGACAATGACGAGCTTACAACAAAGTGTGCCGAGGTCTTCAGTTCACAGACCCAGCGCCTGAACCTCCATGCGAATAATCTTCTGGCCATTGGCAAGCCTCAGACGCCTGAGATGAAGGAGATCCGTCTCCACCGATTTCTTGACAGAGTTACGGAACTGCTTGAGGTCAGCGGCATACTTAAACTTTGTACCGTAGTCAGAAGATATACGGGTGAAGAAATAATCATAACCGGTGATGAAATGCTGCTTGAGCAGGTAGTCAGAAATCTTCAGATCAACGCCCTCCATGCCATGGAAAAACAGGGCATTCTGACAATGACAACAAACATTTCAGGGGACAGGAGGTTCGCAGAAGTCTCTTTTTCCGATACCGGTCACGGGGTCAAGGACAGCATCAGACACCAGATATTTCTGCCGTTCTATACGACCAAAGAAAAGGGAAAGGGCACAGGGCTTGGTCTCTATATCGTCAAGCAGATCATTGAGCAGCATGGCGGATATATCAGACTCGACAGTGAGGAAGGGCGAGGAACCACGGTGCTGATAGGCTTGCCGCTTCGCTCAGAGACAGAGAAACATTGA
- a CDS encoding LysR family transcriptional regulator → MDIKLKLFCAVAETRSFSKTSKIAHLSQPAVSLQIQALEEFFETKLFDRSGGEINLTAAGELLYHQAKHILEHYNDIEKDMRKISGAIKGGFTIGASTSLGNHVLPRVIIAFKKAHPKVKISMMVGNTKRIEELLKSGFIDFGLVAGECMGGKMKRETIMSDELVLIVSREHPWAKKKNVSILDILKEPFILREEGSGTRQQIEEYFSAHGISIHDMHIALVLGSTASIKEAVEAGIGVSIVSKWAVLREAADGRLKLLTFKEGSIQRDLSLLIPSKKYLTHVMDEFLIYVRKYPYDTFFKKI, encoded by the coding sequence ATGGACATCAAGCTCAAACTTTTTTGTGCTGTGGCCGAGACACGAAGTTTCTCGAAGACCTCCAAGATTGCTCATCTCAGCCAGCCCGCGGTAAGCCTCCAAATACAGGCGCTTGAAGAATTTTTTGAAACAAAGCTGTTTGACAGATCGGGCGGAGAAATTAATTTAACCGCAGCCGGGGAACTTCTTTATCATCAGGCAAAACATATTCTGGAACACTATAACGACATTGAAAAAGATATGCGGAAGATATCGGGCGCTATCAAGGGGGGATTTACGATCGGCGCCAGCACATCCCTCGGCAACCATGTCCTCCCCCGGGTTATCATCGCTTTCAAGAAAGCACATCCTAAAGTGAAGATCAGCATGATGGTCGGCAACACGAAAAGAATTGAGGAGCTTCTGAAGTCAGGCTTTATTGATTTTGGTCTGGTGGCGGGAGAATGCATGGGTGGAAAAATGAAGAGAGAAACAATAATGTCAGATGAGCTGGTGCTTATTGTTTCCCGGGAACATCCCTGGGCAAAGAAAAAAAATGTCTCGATCCTGGATATTTTAAAGGAACCCTTCATCCTCAGGGAAGAAGGATCTGGAACCCGACAGCAGATCGAAGAGTATTTTTCAGCGCATGGCATCAGTATTCATGATATGCATATTGCTTTGGTATTAGGCAGTACGGCCTCGATCAAAGAAGCGGTTGAAGCCGGCATCGGCGTCTCGATTGTCTCAAAATGGGCTGTCCTGAGGGAGGCTGCAGATGGGCGCTTGAAGCTTCTTACATTCAAGGAGGGGAGCATCCAGCGAGATCTCTCCCTGCTTATTCCATCGAAAAAGTATCTTACCCATGTCATGGACGAGTTTCTTATTTATGTAAGAAAGTATCCCTATGACACCTTTTTCAAGAAAATCTGA
- a CDS encoding ATP-grasp domain-containing protein codes for MDARRIKKVLIANRGVPAVRIMHTCRDRKIGTTAVYSTPDRLAHHVFMADTAVHIGEAPPAESYLNMDRIIDAALKSSSDAVHSGWGFLAENHIFAQKVVDAGLIWIGPSPEVIKMMGDKIEAKEIARKAHVPTIPGLSNVTDVDQIRTWMRDEKVSFPIMIKASAGGGGKGMLKVESDDQLSQALSQVRSESKKAFGDETVLVEKYIERGRHIEVQIVADSQGNVVHLYERECTLQRRNQKIIEEAPSPSLDDGLRQEICYTATRLMREIGYTTAGTVEFIFDAPTKKFYFLEVNTRLQVEHGITELITGLDIVGIMLDVAMGKPLPFKQSDIHPNRWALEVRLNAEDPKNFSPSFGKITRLQVPMGPGVRVAAGVYEGADIPPYYDSLFMLLMTAGADREDAIRAMDRSLSRNLRIEGVKTLAPLLLSIIRHPSFISGEFSTRFIEEHMDELISMFRDQSGEDEALKVARYVAEISALGSQAWM; via the coding sequence ATGGATGCGAGAAGAATTAAGAAGGTATTGATCGCGAACAGGGGAGTTCCGGCAGTGCGTATCATGCATACCTGCAGGGACAGGAAGATCGGCACGACCGCTGTGTATAGTACACCTGACCGGCTGGCACATCATGTGTTCATGGCCGATACCGCAGTCCATATTGGCGAGGCCCCTCCTGCGGAGTCCTACCTTAATATGGACCGGATCATTGATGCTGCTCTGAAGAGCAGTTCAGACGCTGTGCACTCAGGCTGGGGATTCCTTGCCGAAAACCATATCTTTGCCCAAAAGGTGGTTGATGCAGGCCTTATCTGGATAGGTCCTTCTCCGGAAGTCATAAAGATGATGGGAGACAAGATAGAGGCCAAGGAGATCGCCCGCAAAGCTCATGTGCCCACAATCCCGGGCCTCAGCAATGTGACAGACGTTGACCAGATCAGAACATGGATGAGGGATGAAAAGGTGAGTTTCCCGATCATGATCAAGGCGTCAGCCGGAGGCGGCGGAAAAGGCATGCTGAAAGTGGAGAGTGACGACCAGCTCAGTCAGGCGCTGAGTCAGGTCAGGTCAGAGTCAAAGAAAGCTTTCGGCGACGAGACGGTACTTGTCGAAAAATATATAGAGCGCGGAAGGCATATTGAGGTGCAGATCGTTGCTGATTCTCAGGGCAATGTTGTCCATCTTTATGAAAGGGAATGTACGCTGCAGAGACGCAACCAGAAGATCATTGAGGAGGCCCCGTCACCGTCCCTTGATGATGGATTAAGGCAGGAGATCTGCTATACTGCGACCCGTCTTATGCGCGAGATCGGATACACCACAGCCGGGACAGTTGAGTTCATCTTCGACGCACCAACAAAGAAGTTTTACTTCCTTGAGGTCAATACCCGGCTTCAGGTCGAGCACGGCATTACCGAACTTATTACCGGACTCGATATTGTAGGCATCATGCTTGACGTTGCAATGGGCAAGCCGCTGCCGTTTAAACAGTCCGATATCCATCCTAACCGGTGGGCGCTTGAGGTGAGGCTGAATGCTGAAGACCCGAAGAACTTCAGTCCATCCTTCGGCAAGATCACCCGTCTGCAGGTGCCGATGGGCCCGGGTGTGAGGGTTGCTGCAGGTGTATACGAAGGCGCTGATATACCGCCTTATTATGACTCGCTCTTCATGCTGCTTATGACTGCAGGGGCTGACCGGGAAGATGCTATACGTGCTATGGACCGCTCACTTTCGAGAAACCTCAGAATCGAAGGAGTGAAGACCCTTGCGCCTTTGCTGTTGAGCATTATCAGACATCCTTCCTTTATCTCGGGCGAATTTTCGACCCGCTTTATCGAAGAGCATATGGACGAACTGATATCCATGTTCAGGGACCAAAGCGGGGAAGATGAGGCCCTGAAGGTTGCCAGGTATGTCGCGGAGATATCCGCCCTCGGCTCTCAGGCCTGGATGTGA
- a CDS encoding biotin attachment protein: MGNTIFARPGMMPREIVAAVRSLEGVCFTNVGMRDAGQSDFKNRHRIHDLKTLAPYYNNMGLFSAECHGGARWHVGIMNRRESPVEEIAILRELMPNVLLQTLIRETNLFGYRPYPKNIIEYVVANVDIDVWRCFSFLNDVRNMRSVAEVVMKRGRLFEPTISFTSADWTTNDYYLSVVRAIVDLCSGTDEIVLCIKDMAGVGDIRRIGSLVDAIKQKYPDLVLQYHRHITDGLAMPALLAAAKAGARIFDVQEDSLVRFYGHSPILSVQAYFEESGIPVHLNRDEAEGAVQKVREWIGHYDWAESPFKGFDHTVTRHRMPGGAFPSSFEQAEKGEFLHLMPSILKAMSIYNRIVKYFDVTPGSQITWVTCSGIVNRYAKERGDAGVRHIIDLLERFVVEKAQDLGAMNEAEQQELLMLFRNAPGDFKNMLLGNYGRLPMGWPDAWVYRSTFGDEWEKKMSERKELSPLDSLDNEDIETPRKELAEHIGRIPTQEEFILYLMHPKDALGMIEFRDKFGEAPLVLPTDVWRNGLRKAGDRVDFELRGKPYTIELVSVGAEYEGVVHVVMRVNNKTRVYSVDTPRAKKVEIRMAKGPADIGALINGNIWRIGNPERGMIKAGDIVHKGEEIANLEAMKMVNAIISPFEGQISEVCVKLNDTVQEGQLLFVIEKTDV; encoded by the coding sequence ATGGGAAATACGATCTTTGCAAGGCCGGGGATGATGCCAAGAGAGATTGTTGCTGCAGTGCGTTCTCTTGAAGGCGTATGTTTTACGAATGTCGGCATGCGGGATGCCGGACAGTCTGATTTCAAGAACCGCCATCGGATTCACGACCTCAAGACCCTTGCACCGTATTACAATAATATGGGTCTTTTCAGCGCTGAATGTCACGGCGGCGCCCGCTGGCACGTCGGCATAATGAACAGACGGGAGAGCCCTGTTGAAGAGATAGCGATCCTCAGGGAGCTGATGCCCAATGTGCTGCTCCAGACACTTATTCGGGAAACAAATCTCTTTGGATACCGCCCGTATCCGAAGAATATCATCGAATATGTCGTGGCAAATGTAGATATTGACGTCTGGAGGTGCTTTTCATTCCTGAACGATGTGCGGAATATGCGCTCGGTCGCAGAAGTCGTAATGAAGAGAGGACGACTTTTCGAGCCGACAATATCCTTCACCTCTGCGGACTGGACAACGAACGACTACTATCTTTCCGTTGTCAGAGCCATTGTGGACCTCTGCTCAGGCACCGACGAAATTGTTCTCTGTATTAAGGATATGGCCGGTGTGGGTGACATCAGGCGGATAGGCAGCCTTGTTGATGCCATCAAGCAGAAATATCCTGACCTTGTGCTGCAGTATCATCGTCACATTACGGACGGACTCGCAATGCCCGCACTCCTTGCTGCAGCCAAGGCAGGCGCAAGAATATTCGACGTGCAGGAAGACTCCCTTGTCCGCTTTTACGGACATTCGCCAATCCTCAGCGTGCAGGCCTATTTTGAAGAATCCGGCATTCCGGTTCATCTCAACAGGGACGAAGCGGAAGGGGCAGTTCAGAAGGTGCGCGAATGGATCGGACATTATGATTGGGCTGAGTCACCTTTCAAGGGATTTGATCACACGGTCACTCGCCACAGGATGCCTGGCGGAGCCTTCCCAAGCTCATTTGAGCAGGCGGAAAAGGGCGAGTTCCTGCATCTCATGCCGTCTATACTGAAGGCTATGTCGATATATAACAGGATTGTGAAATATTTTGACGTTACGCCCGGTTCGCAGATAACCTGGGTCACCTGCAGCGGTATTGTAAATCGCTATGCCAAAGAGAGAGGCGACGCCGGCGTAAGGCATATCATAGACCTGCTTGAACGTTTTGTGGTCGAAAAGGCTCAGGATCTTGGGGCCATGAACGAAGCTGAGCAGCAGGAACTGCTCATGCTTTTCAGAAATGCTCCCGGTGACTTTAAGAACATGCTCCTCGGCAATTACGGCAGGCTGCCGATGGGGTGGCCCGATGCATGGGTATACCGAAGCACGTTTGGCGACGAGTGGGAAAAGAAGATGTCGGAACGCAAAGAACTGTCTCCTCTTGATTCGCTTGATAATGAGGATATTGAGACTCCGAGGAAAGAGCTTGCGGAACATATAGGCAGGATTCCTACGCAGGAGGAGTTCATCCTTTATCTCATGCATCCAAAGGATGCGCTCGGCATGATCGAGTTCAGGGATAAGTTCGGCGAAGCGCCGCTTGTTCTGCCAACGGATGTCTGGAGGAACGGACTGAGAAAGGCAGGCGACCGCGTTGATTTCGAGCTGAGGGGCAAGCCTTATACTATTGAACTGGTGTCGGTCGGGGCCGAGTACGAAGGCGTAGTTCATGTTGTGATGCGCGTTAACAACAAGACGAGAGTCTATTCCGTTGATACTCCCCGTGCGAAGAAGGTCGAGATACGTATGGCAAAAGGACCTGCTGACATTGGCGCGCTGATCAATGGCAATATATGGAGGATTGGCAATCCTGAGCGCGGTATGATCAAGGCTGGAGATATCGTGCATAAGGGCGAAGAGATAGCGAACCTTGAGGCAATGAAGATGGTAAATGCGATCATATCGCCGTTTGAAGGGCAGATATCTGAGGTCTGTGTGAAATTGAATGACACAGTGCAGGAGGGACAGCTTCTTTTTGTTATCGAAAAGACGGATGTGTGA
- a CDS encoding carbonic anhydrase encodes MKDIIKLLNNNREWASRVKAENPNFFRKLEKQQSPKYLWIGCSDSRVPANQITGLLPGEVFVHRNISNQVVNTDMNLMCVLQYAIEILRVKHIIVCGHYGCGGIEAIMKNKVSGLLEHWLDNVKTQMSKHRAITDDRMCELNVTAQVRNLSNNTIVQKAWKQGRELHIHGWIYSISNGLIKDLKVSQNELKDNPVRRSR; translated from the coding sequence ATGAAAGATATTATTAAGCTTTTGAACAATAACAGGGAATGGGCAAGCCGGGTAAAGGCTGAGAATCCGAACTTTTTCAGAAAGCTTGAAAAGCAGCAAAGTCCAAAATACTTATGGATCGGCTGCTCTGACAGCAGGGTTCCTGCAAACCAGATAACCGGATTGCTCCCCGGTGAGGTATTTGTGCATCGCAATATCTCGAACCAGGTGGTCAATACGGACATGAATCTGATGTGCGTCCTGCAGTATGCGATCGAAATACTGCGCGTAAAGCATATCATCGTCTGTGGTCATTACGGATGCGGCGGCATAGAGGCCATTATGAAAAATAAGGTCAGCGGTCTCCTGGAGCATTGGCTTGACAACGTTAAGACGCAGATGTCGAAACACAGGGCCATAACCGACGACCGGATGTGCGAGCTGAATGTGACTGCGCAGGTCAGGAATTTGTCAAATAACACGATCGTTCAGAAGGCCTGGAAGCAGGGAAGAGAACTTCATATCCACGGCTGGATCTATTCGATCTCTAATGGTCTTATAAAGGATCTGAAAGTTTCACAAAATGAACTGAAGGATAACCCTGTCAGGCGGTCACGCTGA
- the htpX gene encoding zinc metalloprotease HtpX — protein sequence MNGLKTMVLMVTLTLMLVFVGGLLGGKTGMTFALVMAFGMNFVSYWFSDKIVLKMYGAQEVSERDAPELYGTVRRLAQRAELPMPKVFIMDQDQPNAFATGRNPEHGAVAVTAGIMRMLSQAEIEGVIAHELAHIKHRDILVSTVAAAIAGAISYLAQMAQWSALFGGRSNDEGEGSSPIAALVMMIVGPIAAMMVQMAISRSREYGADAGGAAISGNPLHLAGALRKLQMASQQIPMQASPATAHLFIVSPLSGGGLLKLFSTHPPMEERIARLEAMRSGA from the coding sequence ATGAATGGATTGAAGACAATGGTTCTTATGGTAACCCTGACCCTGATGCTGGTGTTTGTGGGAGGTTTGCTTGGCGGTAAAACAGGCATGACCTTTGCCCTGGTCATGGCCTTTGGAATGAACTTTGTATCCTACTGGTTCAGTGATAAGATTGTGCTGAAGATGTATGGGGCGCAGGAAGTTTCTGAAAGGGACGCGCCTGAACTTTACGGCACGGTCAGGAGGCTTGCGCAGAGGGCAGAACTTCCGATGCCGAAGGTATTTATCATGGACCAGGATCAGCCGAATGCCTTTGCAACGGGACGTAATCCCGAGCACGGTGCTGTTGCGGTCACGGCCGGTATCATGAGGATGCTGTCGCAGGCAGAGATCGAGGGCGTTATTGCCCATGAACTGGCGCATATCAAACACAGGGATATTCTTGTGAGCACGGTAGCTGCTGCGATCGCCGGAGCCATCAGCTATCTGGCCCAGATGGCCCAATGGTCTGCGTTATTTGGCGGCAGAAGCAATGATGAAGGCGAGGGAAGCAGTCCTATAGCGGCGCTGGTCATGATGATCGTCGGCCCGATCGCAGCGATGATGGTTCAGATGGCGATATCGCGGTCGCGTGAATACGGCGCAGACGCAGGCGGAGCCGCAATTTCCGGCAATCCCCTGCATCTTGCCGGGGCACTGAGAAAGCTCCAGATGGCCTCGCAGCAGATACCGATGCAGGCAAGCCCTGCAACAGCTCACCTTTTCATTGTGAGTCCTCTTTCGGGCGGCGGCCTGCTGAAGCTCTTCAGCACCCATCCGCCGATGGAGGAAAGAATTGCCCGTCTGGAAGCGATGAGGTCAGGAGCATAA
- a CDS encoding zf-TFIIB domain-containing protein, with protein MKPSEREAEYISRMEFEKRKKIEEEKHKKLKGEEKEQLKKLHNMRCPKCGMELIEIDYKEIKVDKCSECAGIWLDAGELEAVSKLEKSGLDKLFSVFAK; from the coding sequence ATGAAACCGAGCGAGAGAGAAGCAGAGTATATTTCAAGAATGGAATTCGAGAAAAGAAAAAAAATCGAGGAGGAAAAACACAAGAAGCTTAAGGGGGAGGAAAAGGAACAACTAAAAAAGCTGCATAATATGCGATGTCCCAAGTGCGGCATGGAACTGATAGAGATAGATTACAAGGAAATAAAGGTGGACAAGTGTTCTGAGTGTGCAGGAATTTGGCTTGACGCAGGCGAGTTGGAAGCTGTTTCAAAACTTGAAAAGTCAGGTCTTGATAAATTATTCAGTGTATTCGCGAAGTGA
- a CDS encoding OB-fold nucleic acid binding domain-containing protein: MKRVFSVLLAAGIVLSLLGCSAEKYGAGVDTKIAAVKVKDIFLDSNPVGKKVTIAGKISSQCGSNGCWFVLQDDTGQVFINLAQNNMTLPPRMNKTVKVTGIVYPVQGELQVIAEGVEVR, translated from the coding sequence ATGAAAAGGGTGTTTTCAGTTTTGCTGGCAGCAGGGATCGTTTTATCGCTTCTTGGCTGCTCTGCCGAGAAATACGGAGCTGGCGTGGATACGAAGATAGCTGCGGTCAAGGTCAAGGACATCTTTCTTGACAGCAATCCTGTGGGCAAAAAGGTGACGATTGCCGGCAAGATATCGTCCCAGTGCGGCTCGAATGGCTGCTGGTTTGTGCTGCAGGATGATACCGGGCAGGTCTTTATAAATCTTGCGCAAAACAATATGACGCTCCCGCCCCGAATGAACAAGACCGTCAAAGTCACCGGTATTGTGTACCCTGTTCAGGGAGAACTGCAGGTCATTGCCGAGGGAGTTGAGGTCAGATAG
- a CDS encoding ABC transporter permease has translation MVVFLRLAFQNLNRYKTRSLLALFGIATSVAVLFSILSFNKGFEKGLAKELERTGIHFMVVPSGCPHEVASLVLHGSIIPKFLDLAVMDKIKAFEGIEFASPILVAQLPNPEQKRVDLVYGIEMAKIMQIKPHWNIEGAVPKDDHEIILGAEMAGHQGLKVGDVINYPNVSASFRVSGILKKTGTQDDAFIYMPIEAAQTIFKKPSGATAVGVKVTDPALLTKITDGLAEQVPGIQIVTMNQVMSSISTLAASAKVLGLSIAIIAIIVSAVGVMNAMLMAVFERTQEIGMMRAIGAARSDIFRIILIEGMLLTATGGLAGILVSVAGSDLIGLFVRRIMPYAPAGSMGHFDPGIAGASLIFAVIVGICSGLYPAWKASRIQPIEAIRG, from the coding sequence ATAGTGGTTTTTCTGCGACTCGCTTTTCAGAACCTGAATCGTTATAAGACGAGGAGCCTCCTGGCACTTTTTGGGATTGCAACTTCGGTGGCGGTGCTCTTTTCGATCCTCTCTTTTAACAAGGGGTTTGAGAAGGGGCTGGCAAAAGAATTGGAACGTACCGGCATTCATTTCATGGTTGTTCCGTCCGGCTGTCCGCATGAAGTTGCATCGCTTGTGCTTCACGGCTCAATCATTCCGAAGTTCCTTGACCTCGCAGTCATGGACAAGATCAAGGCCTTTGAGGGAATCGAATTTGCCTCACCGATTCTGGTTGCCCAGTTGCCGAACCCTGAGCAGAAAAGGGTTGATCTGGTTTATGGCATTGAGATGGCAAAAATTATGCAGATAAAACCTCACTGGAACATAGAAGGCGCTGTTCCGAAGGATGACCATGAAATTATCCTCGGCGCAGAGATGGCAGGCCATCAGGGGCTCAAGGTGGGTGACGTCATTAACTACCCCAACGTGAGCGCCTCCTTCCGTGTATCAGGCATTCTGAAAAAGACCGGTACCCAGGATGATGCCTTTATCTATATGCCGATAGAGGCTGCGCAGACAATATTTAAAAAGCCCTCGGGCGCGACAGCAGTAGGGGTAAAGGTGACGGATCCGGCGTTGTTGACAAAAATTACCGATGGACTTGCGGAGCAGGTTCCGGGCATACAGATCGTGACCATGAACCAGGTAATGAGCAGTATTTCCACGCTTGCTGCCTCTGCGAAAGTCCTGGGCCTGTCGATTGCGATCATTGCGATCATCGTGAGCGCTGTCGGCGTTATGAATGCGATGCTGATGGCAGTATTTGAGCGGACGCAGGAGATCGGCATGATGCGTGCCATAGGAGCTGCCCGATCGGACATCTTCAGAATCATCCTGATCGAGGGCATGCTTCTGACCGCGACCGGCGGCCTTGCCGGCATTCTTGTCTCTGTTGCAGGCAGTGATCTTATCGGGCTCTTTGTACGCAGAATCATGCCTTATGCACCTGCCGGCAGTATGGGCCATTTTGATCCGGGTATAGCAGGGGCAAGCCTTATCTTTGCCGTGATTGTCGGCATCTGCTCAGGCTTGTATCCTGCATGGAAGGCATCCAGAATACAACCGATAGAGGCGATCAGGGGATGA
- a CDS encoding ABC transporter ATP-binding protein translates to MIELRGVEKVYRRGAEELHALRGINLDIGKGEFLSIVGPSGSGKSSLLHILGCLDLPTKGTMKFDDLNVEHMSETGLDEIRRRKIGFVFQQFYLMPGLSVFDNVALPKVFSKERIDTEKIAALLETVGLQNRMRHFPNQLSGGEMQRVAIARALANGPEIVLADEPTGNLDTENSERIFELLRSLNLRGYTIVMVTHNNDLASRADRTILLKDGLQIVARPVEKQGAGENL, encoded by the coding sequence ATGATAGAACTCAGGGGAGTGGAGAAGGTTTATCGCAGAGGTGCTGAGGAGCTTCATGCGCTCAGAGGTATAAATCTGGATATAGGCAAGGGGGAGTTTCTCTCGATTGTCGGACCGTCGGGCTCGGGTAAGTCATCGCTCCTGCATATCCTTGGCTGCCTCGATTTGCCGACAAAGGGCACCATGAAGTTCGATGACCTGAACGTTGAGCATATGTCTGAAACAGGCCTTGATGAGATCCGCAGAAGAAAGATCGGATTTGTGTTTCAGCAATTTTATCTTATGCCGGGGCTCTCTGTTTTTGATAATGTGGCGCTTCCAAAGGTATTCAGCAAGGAGAGGATAGATACGGAAAAGATCGCTGCTCTGCTCGAGACCGTGGGTCTCCAGAACAGAATGAGGCATTTCCCGAACCAGCTGAGCGGTGGTGAGATGCAGCGCGTTGCCATAGCGCGTGCGCTGGCTAATGGTCCGGAGATCGTCCTTGCTGACGAGCCGACCGGCAATCTCGACACAGAAAACAGCGAAAGGATATTTGAGCTGCTGAGATCACTTAATCTCAGAGGATATACTATTGTGATGGTGACCCATAACAATGATCTTGCCTCCCGAGCCGACAGAACGATCCTGCTCAAAGACGGACTGCAGATTGTCGCGCGACCCGTTGAAAAGCAGGGAGCGGGAGAGAATTTATGA
- a CDS encoding cytochrome C: protein MKKVLLAVSALIVLGSAAFAEEVKYTTHIKQLFEQKCEACHGSDAPEYGDFKKDKEKFIALFRGPKMAGYANLVHFTGWPDTGALMRRLDDGANTKDRKPGNMYRYLGSDDAERNRNLKLFKDWVGNWTLKRFPELTKEDLNGITVKY from the coding sequence ATGAAAAAAGTATTGCTTGCAGTTTCAGCACTTATTGTTTTGGGCAGCGCAGCATTTGCAGAGGAAGTCAAATACACGACGCATATCAAACAGCTTTTTGAGCAGAAATGCGAGGCATGCCATGGCAGCGATGCGCCCGAATATGGGGATTTCAAGAAAGATAAGGAGAAGTTCATCGCCTTGTTCAGGGGGCCGAAGATGGCAGGGTATGCGAATCTTGTCCATTTTACGGGATGGCCTGACACCGGAGCGTTGATGCGCAGGCTTGATGACGGGGCGAACACGAAGGACCGTAAGCCAGGTAATATGTACCGGTATTTGGGCTCAGATGATGCCGAGCGGAATAGAAACCTGAAGCTGTTCAAGGACTGGGTCGGAAACTGGACCTTGAAGCGTTTTCCGGAACTGACAAAGGAAGACCTGAATGGAATAACGGTTAAATATTAA